The Devosia sp. MC521 genome has a segment encoding these proteins:
- a CDS encoding amino acid ABC transporter ATP-binding protein, whose translation MSDLSANGVNERAIKASQMTVSETDVAVDVIGMHKWYGDFHVLRDIDLKVMRGERIVIAGPSGSGKSTLIRCINRLEEHQQGQIIVNGTELTADLKRIDEVRREVGMVFQHFNLFPHLTILQNLTLAPIWVRGIPKAEAEASAMHYLERVKIPEQAHKFPGQLSGGQQQRVAIARSLCMQPKIMLFDEPTSALDPEMVKEVLEVMISLAEEGMTMLCVTHEMGFARQVANRVIFMDQGQIIEQNDPENFFSNPQHERTKLFLSQILH comes from the coding sequence ATGAGCGATCTATCCGCAAACGGCGTCAACGAGCGCGCCATCAAAGCCAGCCAAATGACGGTGTCTGAAACCGACGTCGCCGTCGATGTTATCGGCATGCACAAATGGTATGGCGATTTCCACGTTCTGCGCGACATTGACCTCAAGGTCATGCGTGGCGAACGCATCGTTATTGCTGGACCATCTGGGTCGGGCAAATCGACCCTGATCCGCTGTATCAACCGTCTGGAAGAGCATCAGCAGGGTCAGATCATCGTCAACGGCACAGAGCTAACCGCCGATCTCAAGCGAATCGACGAAGTGCGCCGCGAGGTGGGCATGGTGTTCCAGCACTTTAATCTGTTTCCCCACCTGACGATTTTGCAAAATCTCACCCTCGCGCCCATCTGGGTGCGTGGTATTCCCAAGGCGGAAGCAGAAGCTTCGGCCATGCATTACCTTGAGCGCGTGAAAATCCCGGAACAGGCGCACAAATTCCCCGGCCAGCTCTCGGGCGGCCAGCAGCAGCGTGTGGCCATCGCCCGCTCGCTCTGCATGCAGCCCAAGATCATGCTTTTTGATGAGCCCACCTCGGCGCTTGACCCTGAAATGGTCAAAGAAGTGCTCGAAGTGATGATCAGCCTCGCCGAGGAAGGCATGACCATGTTGTGCGTGACCCACGAAATGGGCTTTGCCCGCCAAGTGGCAAACCGCGTCATTTTCATGGACCAAGGTCAGATCATTGAACAAAATGATCCAGAGAACTTCTTCTCCAATCCGCAGCATGAACGGACCAAGCTCTTCTTGAGCCAAATCCTGCATTAA
- a CDS encoding transporter substrate-binding domain-containing protein yields MRKFCKPLVALAATLVSMIASPASAQTPAETRSTLEIVRERGFLICGVANPLAGFAFQTTDGVWHGFDVDLCRALSAAIFGNPDLIDFRRYNGEARFAPLQTGAVDVLMRNGAFDAGRDIRHGARYVAPSFYDGQGFLAPSSLGVVSAYELDDVSICVVDDEGVKALDEFFFSNQTNFTEILYEDVADLSIAYRAGYCQVVSASGRVLQAIRRDLAEPAQHRILPERISKEALGPVIRQGDDQWFNIVRWTIYVLLSAEEIGVTSLNIDSLSAARTPAVRRLLGLEQDYGAALGLRKSFMTDAIRAVGNYAELYDRHFGPQTGAAMLRGQNALWTNGGLHYPPPIR; encoded by the coding sequence TTGAGAAAATTCTGCAAGCCATTGGTGGCGCTCGCCGCAACCTTGGTATCCATGATCGCCTCGCCAGCCAGTGCGCAGACGCCGGCCGAAACGCGCTCGACGCTTGAAATCGTGCGTGAACGTGGCTTTCTCATTTGTGGCGTCGCTAACCCCCTTGCTGGCTTTGCCTTCCAGACCACCGATGGTGTCTGGCATGGGTTTGACGTTGACCTCTGCCGCGCCTTGTCAGCGGCGATCTTTGGCAATCCCGATCTAATCGATTTCCGTCGCTACAATGGCGAAGCACGCTTTGCGCCGCTCCAGACGGGGGCGGTGGACGTGCTCATGCGCAATGGCGCTTTTGATGCGGGTCGCGATATTCGCCACGGCGCGCGCTACGTGGCGCCGAGCTTTTATGATGGTCAGGGTTTCCTCGCCCCGTCTTCGCTCGGCGTTGTTTCGGCCTATGAGCTCGACGATGTTTCCATCTGCGTGGTCGACGACGAAGGGGTAAAAGCGCTCGACGAGTTCTTTTTCTCCAACCAGACCAATTTCACTGAAATTCTTTATGAGGACGTGGCCGACCTCAGCATTGCCTATCGCGCTGGCTATTGTCAGGTCGTGTCCGCGTCCGGTCGCGTGCTGCAAGCCATTCGCCGCGATCTTGCCGAACCCGCGCAACACCGCATCCTGCCGGAGCGTATCTCCAAGGAAGCGCTCGGCCCGGTCATTCGTCAGGGCGATGATCAGTGGTTCAATATTGTGCGCTGGACCATCTACGTCCTGCTCTCGGCCGAAGAGATTGGCGTCACCAGCCTCAACATCGACTCGCTTTCTGCTGCCCGCACCCCCGCTGTCCGCCGCCTTCTGGGGCTTGAGCAGGACTATGGCGCGGCCTTGGGCCTGCGCAAATCGTTCATGACCGATGCCATCCGCGCTGTTGGCAATTACGCAGAGCTCTATGACCGTCACTTCGGTCCGCAGACGGGTGCGGCGATGCTGCGCGGTCAGAACGCACTATGGACCAACGGGGGCCTCCATTATCCCCCGCCAATCCGCTAG
- a CDS encoding deoxyribodipyrimidine photo-lyase: MPKSIVWLRNDLRLSDNPALHAACQHNQDVIALFIDETDAGLRPIGGAARVWREQSLSVLQARLAAVGVELIVRRGDAQSVLRHAVDDYQADAVYWNRRYAPAERELDAEIKRVLSADGVAVHSKMGNVLIEPWDVKTGQGNPYAVYTPFWKSLKNMHIPQPLPAPEGGNAISYEPLTFDMPHWAPSVIANWQVGEEAARDLAGAFLDAQLSHYSEERDIPAKQSTSRLSPYLRFGEISPRQVWYAAKMVGDADPDKAVEVDKFLSELAWRDFNYHQLYHRPDISKAAMRAKYDGIPWRGDKGALKAWQTGQTGIPIVDAGMRQLWQTGFMENRVRMLTASLLTKNLLIDWRTGEDWFWDCLFDADGASNPGNWQWVAGCGLDASPYFRVFNPVTQGERFDPLGNYVRQWVPEIAQLPDEFIHAPWTAPSYALQKAGVSLGKTYPNPIVDLKTSRQRALEISKSL; encoded by the coding sequence TTGCCCAAGAGCATCGTATGGCTGAGGAACGACCTCCGCCTTTCTGACAATCCGGCACTCCACGCCGCCTGTCAGCACAATCAAGACGTTATCGCCCTTTTCATTGACGAGACCGATGCAGGTCTGCGCCCCATTGGAGGCGCGGCGAGAGTTTGGCGCGAGCAAAGCCTATCCGTCCTGCAAGCACGATTGGCGGCGGTTGGGGTCGAGCTCATCGTGCGCCGCGGCGACGCCCAGAGCGTCTTGCGCCACGCGGTCGACGATTATCAAGCCGACGCGGTCTATTGGAACCGCCGCTATGCGCCAGCGGAGCGCGAATTGGACGCTGAGATCAAACGGGTACTGAGCGCTGATGGCGTCGCTGTGCACTCCAAGATGGGCAATGTTCTGATTGAGCCTTGGGACGTTAAAACCGGGCAAGGCAATCCCTATGCGGTGTATACGCCGTTCTGGAAGTCATTGAAAAATATGCACATTCCACAGCCTTTGCCTGCACCAGAAGGCGGGAATGCGATATCTTATGAACCACTGACTTTCGACATGCCGCATTGGGCACCCAGCGTCATCGCAAATTGGCAGGTTGGCGAAGAGGCAGCGCGAGACCTCGCCGGCGCGTTCTTAGACGCGCAGCTGAGCCATTATTCTGAAGAGCGCGATATTCCAGCCAAGCAAAGCACGTCGCGGCTATCGCCCTATTTGCGATTTGGCGAAATCAGCCCGCGCCAAGTTTGGTATGCCGCCAAGATGGTGGGCGATGCGGATCCTGACAAAGCCGTCGAAGTCGATAAATTCCTTTCCGAACTCGCCTGGCGCGATTTCAATTACCATCAGCTCTATCATCGTCCCGACATTTCCAAAGCTGCAATGCGTGCCAAATATGATGGCATTCCGTGGCGCGGGGATAAGGGAGCTCTAAAGGCTTGGCAGACAGGGCAAACCGGCATTCCTATCGTCGACGCTGGTATGCGCCAGCTGTGGCAGACAGGGTTTATGGAAAACCGCGTGCGCATGCTGACAGCCTCGCTGCTGACCAAAAATCTGCTCATCGATTGGCGGACAGGCGAAGACTGGTTCTGGGATTGCCTATTTGATGCTGATGGGGCGAGCAACCCCGGAAACTGGCAGTGGGTGGCAGGTTGTGGGCTAGATGCCTCGCCTTACTTCCGAGTTTTCAATCCGGTAACCCAGGGTGAGCGCTTCGACCCCCTCGGGAACTATGTGCGCCAGTGGGTGCCGGAAATTGCGCAACTGCCCGATGAGTTCATCCACGCGCCGTGGACTGCGCCAAGTTATGCGCTGCAGAAAGCTGGCGTAAGCCTTGGTAAAACTTATCCAAATCCGATTGTTGACTTAAAAACCAGCCGACAGCGGGCTCTTGAGATATCCAAATCTCTATAA
- the cls gene encoding cardiolipin synthase: protein MIGIDDILRTIIAEFHIIALITGALYLLAGICAVREILNSRTSQGSIAWLLSLALLPFPTAFLYLIFGWKLFDDYATDRVKNGRADRPLRAKDLALIDRETDAKWPVQVAVSELPFLKGNEVELLINGKATFDSIFAGIEAAQEYLLVQFYIVRDDKLGQQLAERLIAKAKQGVHVYLLYDDIGSTGMPKRYRREMREAGVKVAGFNQRHKFMRFYGPMRINYRNHRKIVVADGKHAWVGGHNVGVEYLGEDPKFGNWRDTHVRVSGPAALGCALLFREDWHWATGELLPARPPAELTSYGEESVLVMGSGPADKLEECAIAFTDIIGRARKRLWIVSPYFVPDTDIRTALYAAQLRGVDVRIMLPNKPDHKIVWLASIAHADLMVTHNVNVYRYTDGFLHQKVVLMDDEIATVGSVNFDNRSFAINFEITLWFTDPATINNIEAMLLEDFELCRKVELSEVRSRNWLFYVATQAAKLFSPVL, encoded by the coding sequence GTGATCGGCATAGACGATATTCTGCGCACGATAATAGCTGAGTTCCATATTATCGCGCTCATCACCGGAGCGCTCTACCTCCTCGCAGGGATTTGTGCGGTTCGCGAAATCCTCAACTCACGAACATCGCAGGGTTCGATTGCCTGGCTTTTGTCGCTAGCGCTGCTGCCCTTTCCAACGGCCTTTCTCTACCTGATCTTCGGGTGGAAGTTGTTTGACGACTATGCGACCGACCGCGTTAAAAACGGTCGTGCCGACCGCCCGCTGCGCGCCAAAGATCTGGCGCTTATCGATCGCGAGACCGATGCCAAATGGCCGGTGCAGGTGGCGGTGTCGGAACTGCCCTTCCTCAAAGGCAATGAGGTCGAGCTGCTGATTAATGGCAAGGCGACTTTTGACTCCATTTTTGCTGGGATCGAAGCGGCCCAAGAGTATCTGCTCGTGCAATTCTACATTGTGCGTGACGACAAGCTGGGCCAGCAGCTGGCAGAGCGCTTGATTGCCAAGGCCAAGCAAGGTGTCCATGTCTATCTCCTCTACGACGATATCGGCTCGACGGGCATGCCGAAGCGATATCGGCGCGAGATGCGGGAAGCAGGCGTCAAAGTCGCCGGGTTTAACCAGCGCCATAAGTTCATGCGGTTTTACGGTCCGATGCGGATCAACTATCGCAACCACCGCAAGATTGTTGTGGCCGATGGTAAGCACGCTTGGGTCGGCGGGCATAATGTGGGCGTCGAATATCTCGGCGAGGACCCGAAATTCGGCAATTGGCGCGATACGCATGTGCGGGTTTCCGGCCCCGCGGCACTTGGATGTGCGCTGTTGTTCCGCGAAGATTGGCACTGGGCGACGGGCGAGTTACTACCTGCCCGGCCGCCAGCAGAACTCACCAGCTATGGCGAAGAGTCGGTGCTGGTTATGGGGTCTGGTCCGGCCGATAAGTTGGAAGAATGCGCTATAGCGTTCACCGACATTATCGGGCGGGCACGCAAGCGGCTTTGGATCGTCAGCCCCTATTTTGTGCCGGACACCGACATTCGCACCGCACTTTATGCCGCGCAGTTGAGGGGCGTTGATGTGCGCATCATGCTCCCGAACAAACCTGACCACAAAATCGTCTGGCTGGCGTCCATTGCCCATGCCGATTTGATGGTGACGCACAACGTCAATGTCTATCGCTACACCGATGGGTTCCTGCATCAAAAAGTGGTGCTGATGGACGATGAGATCGCGACAGTCGGTAGTGTGAATTTCGACAACCGTTCTTTCGCGATCAATTTCGAGATCACGCTGTGGTTCACGGACCCAGCGACGATCAACAATATTGAAGCCATGCTGCTTGAAGATTTTGAACTGTGCCGGAAGGTCGAGCTGTCGGAAGTGCGCAGCCGCAACTGGCTATTTTACGTAGCCACTCAGGCTGCCAAGCTTTTCTCGCCCGTATTGTGA
- a CDS encoding ABC transporter permease subunit (The N-terminal region of this protein, as described by TIGR01726, is a three transmembrane segment that identifies a subfamily of ABC transporter permease subunits, which specificities that include histidine, arginine, glutamine, glutamate, L-cystine (sic), the opines (in Agrobacterium) octopine and nopaline, etc.): MAVHDNTAAAPPRTAFYNDPVIRGIIYQVLVAAAVVAFLGWIVTNTAQNLAAQNKSTGFGFLWETAGFGISFTLFPFDRSSFYWQAFFVGLLNTLLVAVIGIVVATVLGFILGVARLSSNWLVARVATVYIEIVRNVPLLLQLFFWYFAVLKAMPAVRESYQLPLNIFINQRGIIVPRPLPDAEIIWVVISAIAAIIGAIVLVRTAQRQRALTGYYSPAIVWAGRIASAILAFGLAYLGTVLVSTFIPVLARFGTLPLIVGVATAALTFSAFAFYGRVFVTFLLSWAVAVFLLGGMLALPEVAVIGLALVLALGVVWSVLVSDRRPQGAEAKLPWALPILVMVGVPAFVYWVTGANLGFEVPVLERFNFKGGLQLVPEMVALAVGLALYTAAFIGENVRGGIRAVNKGQTEAAASLGLKEGDRLRLVVIPQAMRVIIPPLTSQYLNLTKNSSLGAAIGYPELVNVFMGTTLNQTGKAIEVIAITMLVYLTLSLTTSAFMNWYNARVALVER, encoded by the coding sequence ATGGCTGTCCATGACAATACTGCTGCGGCGCCGCCACGCACCGCATTCTATAATGACCCCGTCATCCGCGGCATCATATATCAGGTGCTCGTCGCGGCGGCGGTGGTCGCATTTCTAGGGTGGATCGTCACCAACACCGCGCAGAACCTCGCTGCGCAAAACAAATCAACGGGCTTTGGCTTTCTTTGGGAAACCGCTGGCTTCGGCATTAGCTTCACCCTCTTTCCCTTCGATCGTTCATCTTTTTACTGGCAGGCATTCTTCGTCGGCCTACTCAACACCTTGCTGGTCGCCGTCATTGGCATTGTGGTCGCCACAGTCCTCGGCTTCATCCTGGGCGTAGCGCGTCTGTCGTCCAACTGGCTGGTCGCGCGTGTTGCCACTGTCTACATTGAGATCGTACGTAACGTCCCGCTGCTGCTGCAGCTGTTCTTTTGGTACTTCGCGGTTCTCAAGGCGATGCCAGCGGTGCGCGAATCTTATCAGCTTCCGCTCAACATCTTCATCAATCAGCGCGGCATCATTGTCCCGCGGCCACTGCCTGACGCCGAAATCATCTGGGTTGTCATTTCAGCGATCGCTGCAATCATCGGCGCTATTGTTCTGGTCCGCACTGCGCAGCGCCAGCGCGCACTCACCGGCTACTATTCGCCGGCCATTGTGTGGGCAGGTCGCATTGCTAGCGCCATTCTGGCCTTTGGCCTTGCCTATCTGGGCACTGTCTTGGTCAGCACCTTCATCCCAGTTCTCGCCCGCTTTGGCACGTTGCCCCTGATTGTCGGGGTTGCAACAGCTGCGCTCACCTTCAGCGCATTTGCGTTTTACGGGCGCGTCTTCGTCACATTCCTCCTCAGCTGGGCCGTGGCTGTCTTCCTTCTGGGCGGCATGTTAGCACTGCCCGAAGTCGCCGTCATCGGCCTGGCACTGGTCCTCGCCCTAGGCGTCGTCTGGTCTGTGCTGGTTTCAGATCGTCGTCCGCAGGGCGCTGAGGCCAAGCTTCCTTGGGCACTGCCTATTCTGGTGATGGTTGGCGTTCCAGCCTTCGTCTATTGGGTGACCGGCGCAAACCTTGGTTTTGAAGTTCCGGTTCTGGAACGCTTCAACTTCAAGGGTGGTTTGCAGCTCGTGCCCGAAATGGTGGCACTGGCCGTAGGTCTGGCCCTGTATACGGCGGCCTTCATCGGCGAAAACGTCCGTGGCGGTATTCGTGCCGTCAATAAGGGGCAAACAGAAGCCGCTGCCTCGCTTGGCTTAAAGGAAGGGGACCGCTTGCGTCTCGTGGTGATCCCACAGGCAATGCGCGTCATTATTCCCCCGCTGACGAGCCAATATCTCAACCTCACCAAAAACTCATCTCTGGGCGCAGCCATTGGCTATCCGGAATTGGTGAACGTCTTCATGGGCACGACGCTCAATCAGACAGGCAAGGCCATTGAGGTGATCGCCATCACCATGCTGGTCTATCTCACCCTGTCGCTCACCACGTCGGCCTTCATGAACTGGTACAATGCGCGCGTCGCATTGGTCGAACGGTAG
- a CDS encoding amino acid ABC transporter substrate-binding protein, protein MQKTLLSIAVAASLGLSATAVNAATLDDVKAKGFVQCGVTGGVPGFSAPDANNNWAGLEVDFCRAVAAAIFDDADAVRYTPLTSQERFAALSAGEIDILSRTTTWTMSRDTDLGISFIGTMYYDGQGFMVRKADGIASAADLSGAAICIESGTTTELNAADYFETNGLDYSPVVFTDQDEVVKAFEDGRCDVYTTDASALAAERSKFSNPDDYAILPEIISKEPLGPVIRQGDEQWRSITRWTYFALLEAEEQGVTQANVDEMLGSDNPVIKRLLGVEGDFGTPIGLTADWAYRIVKHIGNYGESYDRHVGPATPIGLERGLNALWKDGGLQYAMPIR, encoded by the coding sequence ATGCAAAAGACGCTTCTTTCGATCGCCGTTGCCGCTTCCTTGGGGCTGAGCGCAACTGCTGTAAACGCTGCAACTCTTGATGACGTCAAAGCAAAAGGCTTCGTCCAATGTGGTGTAACCGGTGGTGTGCCCGGTTTCTCCGCACCGGACGCGAACAACAACTGGGCTGGCCTGGAAGTTGACTTCTGTCGCGCTGTAGCTGCTGCCATCTTCGATGATGCAGACGCTGTGCGTTACACCCCACTGACTTCGCAGGAACGCTTCGCTGCGCTGTCCGCTGGTGAAATCGACATTCTGTCGCGTACCACCACTTGGACCATGAGCCGCGATACCGATTTGGGCATCAGCTTCATCGGTACCATGTACTATGACGGGCAGGGCTTCATGGTCCGCAAGGCAGACGGCATTGCCTCTGCAGCGGATCTGTCCGGTGCTGCCATCTGCATCGAATCCGGCACCACCACCGAACTCAATGCCGCTGACTATTTTGAAACCAACGGTCTCGACTATTCGCCAGTCGTGTTCACCGATCAGGACGAAGTTGTGAAGGCCTTCGAAGATGGCCGTTGCGACGTCTACACCACCGACGCTTCCGCGCTCGCTGCTGAACGTTCCAAGTTCTCCAATCCGGATGATTACGCCATCCTGCCAGAAATCATCTCCAAGGAGCCACTTGGCCCAGTTATTCGTCAGGGCGACGAACAGTGGCGTTCGATCACACGTTGGACCTATTTCGCGCTGCTCGAAGCTGAAGAGCAAGGCGTAACCCAGGCCAATGTTGACGAAATGCTCGGCTCCGATAATCCGGTGATCAAGCGTCTCCTGGGCGTTGAAGGCGACTTCGGCACTCCAATCGGTCTCACCGCTGATTGGGCATACCGCATCGTCAAGCACATCGGTAACTACGGCGAGTCCTATGATCGCCACGTCGGCCCAGCCACCCCAATTGGTCTGGAACGCGGCCTGAACGCCCTCTGGAAAGACGGCGGCCTGCAGTACGCAATGCCAATCCGCTAA
- a CDS encoding alanyl-tRNA editing protein produces the protein MTRFLFRDDAYLKTTPAQVTEITEDGGVVLDQTIFYATSGGQPGDSRTITYADGRVAEVVTAEHPAGDKTAIVHRLAEGADVPSVGDTVTLNLDWDKRYALMRMHTALHLLSVVLPYPVTGGSIGTDKGRLDFDMETPPEDLAAVEAALNGLVEADHPVSTEWITDEEMLAQADLIKTMKVKPPMGQGRVRLVRIGDVDLQPCGGTHVARTGEIGKLTLGKIEKKGKQNRRVSLLFA, from the coding sequence ATGACGAGATTTTTGTTCCGCGACGATGCCTATCTCAAGACCACGCCAGCGCAGGTGACTGAGATCACAGAAGACGGCGGCGTGGTGTTGGACCAAACCATCTTCTACGCCACCTCGGGCGGGCAACCGGGCGACAGTCGTACCATCACTTATGCGGACGGGCGCGTTGCCGAGGTCGTGACGGCAGAGCATCCTGCGGGAGACAAGACAGCGATAGTGCATCGCCTCGCAGAAGGGGCTGACGTGCCTTCGGTTGGTGACACCGTGACGCTGAACCTTGATTGGGACAAGCGCTATGCGCTGATGCGGATGCATACGGCGCTGCACCTTCTGTCCGTGGTGCTGCCCTACCCTGTTACCGGCGGATCGATCGGCACGGACAAGGGGCGGCTGGACTTCGATATGGAAACGCCACCAGAGGATCTGGCGGCGGTTGAAGCGGCGCTCAACGGTTTGGTTGAGGCGGATCACCCTGTTTCAACCGAATGGATTACCGACGAAGAGATGTTGGCTCAGGCCGACCTCATCAAGACCATGAAGGTCAAGCCGCCCATGGGTCAGGGCCGCGTGCGACTGGTCCGCATCGGCGACGTGGATTTGCAGCCGTGTGGCGGTACGCACGTGGCGCGCACCGGCGAAATCGGCAAGCTCACGCTTGGGAAAATCGAGAAAAAAGGCAAACAAAACAGGCGTGTAAGCCTGCTTTTTGCTTAA
- a CDS encoding amino acid ABC transporter permease: MIAPTTPPSRSDGVIAWVRRNLLSTPSDALLTLIGIIFLLWAIPPIYNFVMPTFLGGHAVAPGGTVEDCRVLGAGACWAFISARITFFIYGFYPMEEYWRPNIVFGLGALLIIPLLIPRVPFKIINAVLFFVVYPVICFYLLNGGVFGMRPVPTEQWGGLLVTLIISMVGIICSIPLGILLALGRQSKMPIIKTLCVMFIELWRAVPLITVLFMASIMLPLFMPQGTSVDKLLRALVGVTLFASAYLAEVIRGGLQALPRGQYEAASSLGLSYWKSMGFIILPQALKHVIPGIVNTFIALFKDTSLVSIVGIFDLLNASQAASADINWSSPTQAITGYLFAGFIFWAFCFAMSRYSIYMERRLDTGHKR, translated from the coding sequence ATGATCGCACCAACCACACCGCCTTCGCGCAGTGATGGCGTGATTGCCTGGGTTCGTCGCAATCTTCTCTCGACCCCGAGCGATGCTCTCCTCACCCTCATCGGCATCATCTTCCTTCTCTGGGCCATTCCCCCGATCTACAACTTCGTCATGCCCACCTTCTTGGGTGGCCATGCGGTAGCGCCGGGCGGAACAGTCGAAGATTGCCGCGTTCTAGGGGCGGGGGCCTGCTGGGCCTTTATCTCCGCGCGCATCACCTTCTTCATCTATGGCTTCTACCCCATGGAAGAATATTGGCGCCCTAACATCGTCTTTGGTCTGGGCGCGCTGCTGATCATCCCACTGTTGATCCCACGCGTTCCGTTCAAGATCATCAATGCGGTGCTGTTCTTCGTCGTCTACCCAGTCATCTGCTTCTACCTGCTCAATGGTGGCGTCTTCGGCATGCGTCCGGTGCCAACCGAGCAGTGGGGTGGTTTGCTGGTCACGCTGATCATCTCGATGGTGGGCATCATTTGCTCCATCCCATTGGGCATTCTGCTTGCCCTCGGCCGCCAGTCCAAAATGCCGATCATCAAGACGCTCTGCGTCATGTTTATCGAGCTGTGGCGGGCGGTTCCGTTGATCACCGTGCTCTTCATGGCGTCGATCATGCTGCCGCTGTTCATGCCTCAGGGCACGTCGGTCGATAAGCTGTTGCGGGCTCTAGTAGGCGTTACGCTCTTTGCTTCAGCCTATCTGGCCGAAGTGATCCGTGGCGGTCTACAAGCGCTCCCGCGTGGGCAATATGAGGCCGCGTCTTCCCTTGGGCTGAGCTATTGGAAGTCGATGGGCTTTATCATCCTGCCTCAGGCGCTCAAGCACGTGATCCCGGGCATTGTGAACACCTTCATTGCCCTCTTTAAGGACACGTCCCTCGTCTCGATTGTTGGCATTTTCGACCTGCTCAATGCCTCGCAGGCCGCCAGTGCCGACATCAACTGGTCTTCGCCCACACAAGCCATCACCGGTTATTTGTTCGCCGGTTTCATTTTCTGGGCTTTCTGTTTCGCCATGTCGCGCTATTCCATCTACATGGAACGGCGTCTGGACACTGGGCACAAGAGGTAA
- a CDS encoding cysteine synthase A gives MSKHLDLIAAIGNTPLIRLNRVSTLTGCDIWGKAEFLNPGQSVKDRAALFIIHDAVKSGKLKAGGTIVEGTAGNTGIGLTLVANSLGFKTVIVIPETQSQEKKDALRLFGAEVIEVPAKPYRDPNNYIKISGRLAEKLNAELPNGAIWANQFDNTANKRAHIETTGPEIWNQTNGRIDGFICAVGSGGTLAGVSEALKARNSDVKIGLADPEGAALYNYYTHGELKSAGDSVTEGIGQGRITANLEELKVDLAYQIPDSEALPYVFDLLQHEGLCLGGSSAINIAGAVRMARDLGPGKTIVTVLCDYGNRYATKLYNPSFLRAKGLPVPPWLEDREATDVSGVIVA, from the coding sequence ATGTCAAAGCACCTAGATCTCATCGCCGCGATTGGCAACACGCCGCTTATTCGTCTCAACCGCGTCTCGACGCTCACAGGCTGTGACATTTGGGGCAAAGCTGAATTTCTCAATCCGGGCCAATCGGTTAAAGACCGTGCAGCGCTGTTCATCATCCACGATGCGGTGAAATCGGGGAAGCTCAAGGCGGGCGGCACGATTGTTGAGGGCACGGCTGGCAACACGGGCATAGGGCTGACGCTTGTGGCCAATTCTCTCGGCTTTAAAACGGTGATCGTGATCCCGGAAACTCAAAGCCAGGAAAAGAAAGACGCGCTGCGCCTATTTGGTGCGGAAGTGATCGAGGTTCCGGCCAAGCCGTATCGAGACCCGAACAATTACATCAAGATTTCCGGGCGCTTAGCGGAAAAGCTCAATGCAGAGCTGCCCAATGGGGCGATCTGGGCGAACCAGTTCGACAACACCGCAAACAAGCGCGCGCACATCGAAACCACAGGTCCAGAAATCTGGAACCAGACCAATGGGCGCATTGATGGCTTCATCTGTGCTGTTGGCTCGGGTGGTACGCTGGCTGGCGTGTCGGAAGCGCTAAAGGCACGCAATTCCGACGTTAAGATCGGTCTTGCTGACCCGGAAGGGGCAGCGCTCTATAATTATTACACCCATGGCGAGCTGAAGTCCGCGGGCGACTCGGTGACCGAGGGCATCGGTCAGGGACGTATTACGGCGAACCTGGAAGAGCTCAAAGTGGACCTAGCCTATCAGATCCCTGACTCTGAAGCCCTGCCCTATGTCTTTGATTTGCTTCAGCATGAGGGGCTTTGCCTCGGCGGTTCGAGCGCTATCAACATTGCTGGTGCGGTGCGTATGGCGCGCGATTTGGGTCCGGGCAAGACCATTGTTACGGTGCTCTGCGACTATGGAAATCGCTATGCTACCAAGCTGTATAACCCCAGTTTCTTGCGGGCTAAGGGCCTACCAGTACCACCTTGGCTTGAAGATCGTGAGGCCACCGACGTCAGTGGCGTTATAGTGGCATAA